In one window of Ptiloglossa arizonensis isolate GNS036 chromosome 5, iyPtiAriz1_principal, whole genome shotgun sequence DNA:
- the LOC143146829 gene encoding uncharacterized protein LOC143146829 codes for MMSSHQQHPGYGFLSGMDLHSVHHVTQDMTVAGQQSAASQEQHIKRPMNAFMVWSRIQRKKIALDNPKMHNSEISKRLGAEWKLLSDSEKRPFIDEAKRLRAMHMKEHPDYKYRPRRKPKVPVSAVPGKGGSMSPGGFPSFPLPPYFAAPAAPVSHHHHHPHPLDYPPLPPYFGSAFDAVHLSKLVASSSGTGSSTTSAAAAAAAAAAADAANNNAASAAAVVSSFYSGFYSTPTTAGKPYPNTASHLGPLFPTGHHTVAATAPHPPLMFPSSTATGSGSIVTTTSSPGSSPGTTPIPSSHQQVTNPTTSTTLDLEQLRRPVSVIF; via the coding sequence ATGATGAGCTCGCACCAACAACACCCCGGCTACGGGTTCCTCTCGGGCATGGATTTGCACTCCGTGCACCACGTGACCCAGGACATGACCGTGGCCGGACAACAATCGGCCGCTTCCCAGGAACAGCACATCAAGAGGCCGATGAACGCGTTCATGGTGTGGTCGAGGATCCAACGGAAGAAGATCGCTCTGGACAACCCGAAGATGCACAACTCGGAGATATCCAAGCGGCTAGGCGCCGAATGGAAGCTGCTCTCCGATTCGGAGAAACGACCGTTCATCGACGAGGCGAAACGTTTGCGAGCGATGCACATGAAGGAGCACCCGGACTACAAGTATCGTCCACGGAGGAAGCCAAAGGTCCCGGTGTCCGCGGTTCCTGGAAAAGGAGGTTCGATGAGCCCCGGTGGTTTCCCGAGTTTCCCCTTGCCGCCGTATTTCGCCGCCCCGGCCGCCCCCGTGTctcatcaccatcatcatccCCATCCGTTGGACTATCCACCGTTACCGCCGTATTTCGGTTCGGCGTTCGACGCGGTTCATCTGAGCAAACTGGTGGCCAGCAGCAGCGGCACGGGATCATCGACGACGAGCGCCGCGGCGGCAGCGGCAGCCGCTGCGGCGGCGGACGCGGCCAACAACAACGCCGCCtccgcggcggcggtggtgagcAGCTTCTACTCCGGATTTTACTCGACGCCGACGACAGCAGGTAAGCCGTACCCGAACACGGCCTCGCATCTGGGCCCGTTGTTCCCCACCGGGCATCACACCGTGGCTGCCACAGCGCCACATCCGCCCCTCATGTTCCCGTCCTCAACGGCGACCGGGTCCGGGAGCATCGTGACGACGACTAGCAGTCCCGGAAGCAGTCCCGGCACCACACCGATACCGTCGTCCCATCAGCAGGTGACCAATCCGACGACATCCACCACCCTGGACCTGGAACAGCTACGCAGACCGGTCTCCGTGATATTCTAG
- the LOC143147439 gene encoding galactose mutarotase produces MEVDNKRYSLTINDRDDSSHFNGGLYAFDNVNWQSHVLDKHVVMSHLSRANSEGYPGDMLTQVKYSWTDDNQLRINIRATATQPTPVNITANCLMNLAGHGTGANELKRHVVSINADSWTFADIKDNLPTGAIHPVDRTVYDLRLPTQLTKRRFYNVPGGGYNQNLCITSPSCWLYRFHASYDKLRVSPTFFKTKYILLIELNSIKVIHYRIEKENIYIVQPTRICPLPSYKNLYGLYTLWNYFHSICTYIDIICITFYRRILHPASGRTLEIYSNQPGLQFSTGTDLPDPDRVYPPDFEDFCNCCSQDCVKIWGKDGVRYQRHGGFVLSPQNYPDAVNISDFPCSILYPGDVYAHDITYKFGLRSEI; encoded by the exons ATGGAAGTGGACAACAAACGTTACTCTTTAACGATCAACGACAGAGACGATTCTAGTCATTTCAACGGTGGTCTCTATGCATTCGACAACGTCAATTGGCAGTCTCACGTATTGGACAAACACGTG gTGATGTCTCATTTGAGCCGAGCAAACAGTGAGGGATATCCAGGGGACATGTTGACACAGGTTAAATACTCTTGGACGGATGATAATCAGCTTCGTATTAACATCCGTGCGACTGCGACTCAACCCACACCGGTTAACATTACCGCAAATTGTTTGATGAATCTTGCTGGACAC GGTACTGGTGCAAATGAATTGAAGAGGCACGTGGTGTCGATCAACGCCGATAGTTGGACGTTTGCAGACATCAAGGACAATTTGCCGACAGGAGCTATACATCCTGTCGATCGTACAGTGTACGATCTACGTTTACCGACTCAGTTAACCAAGAGGCGGTTTTACAATGTACCGGGGGGCGGTTACAACCAGAACCTCTGCATCACCAGTCCCAGCTGCTGGTTGTATCGTTTCCACGCTAG TTACGATAAACTTAGGGTATCTCCAACCTTTTTCAAAACCAAATACAttctattaattgaattaaactCGATCAAAGTTATA cattatcgtattgaaaaggaaaatatttatatcgttCAACCGACTAGAATTTGTCCACTTC CatcgtataaaaatttatacggATTGTACACTTTatggaattattttcattcgatttgcACTTACATTGATATTATATGTATTACTTTCTATCGAAGAATCTTGCATCCTGCTTCGGGAAGAACGTTAGAAATATATTCCAATCAGCCAGGTTTACAATTTTCTACCGGAACCGATTTACCGGATCCCGATCGCGTCTATCCACCCGATTTCGAAGATTTCTGCAACTGCTGTTCCCAGGACTGTGTTA AAATTTGGGGAAAGGACGGTGTTCGTTATCAAAGGCACGGTGGTTTCGTTTTATCACCTCAAAACTATCCCGACGCGGTTAACATAAGCGATTTTCCGTGCAGTATACTTTATCCCGGCGACGTCTACGCGCACGACATAACCTACAAATTCGGTTTGCGCTCAGAAATTTAA